One stretch of Eupeodes corollae chromosome 2, idEupCoro1.1, whole genome shotgun sequence DNA includes these proteins:
- the LOC129947882 gene encoding MAGE-like protein 2, with protein sequence MCYFKKQSFYSFSSNQEKHTQSINMKFFVCLFAVLAVANAGLLPGNTAVYSSGSSIISSPAVSYVHQTSPVIHQTSSVIHQAGPIVHQAAPIIHQSTPVIHQSVQVVKQHHHHHHTIASAPVYHQHSSAQIVSGPIVSAPIVSAPVYSAPIAAQVPVVSHHHHGVSYSGILKQ encoded by the exons atGTGTTATTTCAAAAAGCAATCATTCTACTCGTTTAGTTCAAACCAAGAGAAACATACACAATCTATCAACATGAAA TTCTTCGTCTGCTTGTTTGCTGTTTTGGCTGTTGCAAATGCTGGTCTTCTCCCCGGAAACACCGCTGTCTACAGCAGTGGAAGCAGCATAATTTCTAGTCCTGCTGTGTCATACGTTCACCAAACATCTCCAGTTATTCACCAAACATCTTCAGTTATTCACCAAGCTGGTCCAATTGTTCACCAAGCTGCTCCAATTATTCACCAATCAACTCCAGTTATTCATCAATCCGTCCAAGTTGTCAAACaacatcatcaccatcaccacaCAATTGCTTCAGCTCCAGTTTACCATCAGCATTCTTCTGCCCAAATCGTCTCCGGCCCAATCGTTTCTGCTCCAATCGTTTCTGCTCCAGTATACAGTGCCCCAATTGCTGCTCAAGTTCCTGTTgtttctcatcatcatcatggagTCTCATACAGTggaattttgaaacaataa